The window GTCTGGATGGTCCTTACGTCCACACCAGCAGCCATCATCATGGATGCGGCGGTATGTCTGAGGCTGTGGAAGCAGATCCATTCCCGTTTCTCTGAGCGGCCTTCGTTGAGCTTGAGATCTTTGATAGCCTGCCTGAAGCCCCATGGAGCCTCTCGCCATTTTTCTCCTTTGGAGTTCGTGAATACTAGGTCCTCAGGAGCGCCTTCTTCTTTCCCCTGGAGAATCGCGTATAATGGGCTGGCAATGGGGAATGCTCTGGGCTTGCCTGTTTTCGTATGCAGAAGCGTAATGGATTTCTCCTGCATGTCGATTGCGCTCCATGTCAGCCCTGTGAGCTCTCCCAGCCTGGCTCCGGTGTATAAGGCCGCCAGGGTCAGTTCGTATGCCCCCTCATCGAGTTCCTTCACTGTTTCAAGCAGCTTTTGGGCCTCTTCTGGCTTGAGGAATCGAGTCCGCTCATTGTTGATCTTGCCGATTTCAATTGCACGGGTGGGGCTGTCTGTTTCGACGATCCTCCTTTTGCGGGCGTGATTCCAGACGAGTCGAAAGACCGCCAAGACGTGCTGGGCAGTCCTAAGAGTGCGTCCTTTGTCCAGTACTGCAAGTTTGATCTGCTCTATGTCGTCCGGCGTGATGGAGCGCATGGGCTTTCCGTTCAACTGGGGAGAGAGCCAGTCCCTGAGGTGCTGTTTCTCAGTTCTGATTGTGTGCGGCTTTTTCCGGGTACGGGCCTCAGGGAGGTAGCGGTTGTTGAAGTAGTCTTCGAACGAGATGTCTTTTTTCTTTTCAGCTTGAACGGCTTCGCGGGACTGCTTGGCTTCTTCTTTAGGGCTTGTGGGGCCATGCCCTTTCTTGGCGTTCTCAAGGTAGAGTTCTTTTTGGGTGTGAGCCTTCAGTTCACTCCAGCCTTCGCTCTCCCAGCCAAGAAATCCTTCATATCGCTTCCCGTTGAACATAAATCGATAACCAAAGTGGCGATCGAAGCGGACACCATGCTTGCGCTTTGGGTGTTGCTGCCATCTGATTCCGGGGTATTTTTCTGTCGAAAACCACTTCTTTCTCACTTCGACCTCCTGATGTGACCACCAAACGACCACCAAATTACCACCAAATTGTGCGGTAAGCAAGGTGGTCTCCAGTGACGTCAAATGAAGGGTGACTTGTTTAATTGTCTGAAATAGTAGTCTAAAAATGATTTCTAGTGAATTCCAGTGATGCCCTAATCATCGACTCAAAATCCGCCGGTTTCGCGACTGTGAGGGTTCGAGTCCCTCCCCTGGTACCAGAAGATAATCCGACCAAATCCAAGGTCGTCTAAAAAGCCCCCGAAATTCGGGGGCTTTTGCTTTTTGTGTACCTATGTAGTCTAGTGTGATCCGTTGACATCCTGGAGACGGTGTGAGTAATGGTGTGGGTAACTGGAATAGTATTAACACTGGTTACTCAACGAGGTGCTATATGCCGTTGACCGTAAAATCTATTGAAAAGGCCAAGCCCAAAGACAAGCTCTATCGTATCGCAGATGCCCATGGGTTGTGCTTGGAAATTCCGCCGAGAGGCTCCAAAAGGTGGCGATATCGTTATCGTTTTGGGGGGAAAGCGAAAATGGTCAGTCTTGGTGTATGGCCTGAAGTAAAATTGTCTGACGCTAGAGAAAAGCGTGATGAGATGAGGCGGCAGCTGAGAGAAGGGCTTGACCCATCACAGCATCGCAAATCTCAGCAAGTCATTGCCGAGGGACATAATCGCTTTGAGGCAGTCGCCAGGGAATGGTTTGCGAAATTCAAACATCAATGGGTGGAGCGAACTGCCAAAAGGAAGATGCGGCGCCTTGAAGGGCATGTTTTTCCCTTGATCGGAGAGATGCCTATAGGCGAAGTAGGTGCTCCTCAAATTCGTCGGGTCCTGCATCGTATTGAAAGCATGAAAACACTGCATACGGCGCATCGCGTTAAGAACATTATTGGGGAGGTTATGCGATATGCCGTTGCCATGGGGCTAGTTACTCATAATCCCGTTCCAGATCTGGCGGGAGTACTGCCGCCTGCAAAGGTAACACATCGTGCAAGCATCACTGACCCCAAAGGGATCGGTGGGCTACTCTGTTCGATTGATGAATATCAAGGAAGCCCCGTGACTCGTTGCGCTATGAGGTTGGCAGCTCTAGCTTTCGTTCGACCTGGCGAATTACGCCATGCTGAATGGAAGGAGATCGATTTTGAAAAAAAGGAATGGCGTATCTCGGCAGAGAAAATGAAGATGAGACGTCAGCATGTCATACCGCTTTCTAAGCAAGCAATCGATGTCTTGAAAGAAGTGGAACTTCTCACTGGGCACAGTCGGTACGTATTTCCTTCCGAGCGATCCAAGGATAGGGCGATGAGCAATAACACTGTTAACTCTGCGCTTCGCCGCATGGGGTATACCAAGGAAGAGATGACAGGTCATGGATTTCGCTCAATGGCGAGTACCAATCTTAATGAGATGGGATTTCATCCAGATCAGATTGAAAGACAACTTGCTCACGTTGAAGGCAATAAGGTCCGGGCTGCATACAATCATGCAGAGTACCTCGCCGAGCGTGAAAGGATGATGCAAGTTTGGGCTGATTATTTGGACCACTTGAAAGCTGGTAAGAATGCGGCTGATTTTCTGGCAGATTTTCGAGCCTAACACTAATCATAACACCTGGGACAGGAGGCGTGGATGGAATCGGATGATGGCATGATAGCTTTGGAGAATAAGAGCTACCTCGTATTGCTGGGTGAACTTGAAGCTCAGTTAAATGAAGTCATGAATGAAGGTGGTAGGCCCGAGCTGGTATTCAATCGGCGCGATTTTCGTGGAAACACCTTGGAAGAGCGTGCGATGATCGAGTTGAGGGTTTGGAAGAAGTCCAGCTCAACGGATTCTGATAAGCTTATTTACCGGGATGAGCTGGTTGCAGCATATGAGGAACTATTGTTTCGAATTCGAGGAGCTATATATACTGTAAATGGGGTACCGATTCCGGGTGAAGAGAAGCTGTTTGTAAAGGGCTCTGAGCCCGTGTCTAAACATTTCGTTGAGCAGCCTCGCATAGAATGCCCCGAAGAAATGGCGGAAAGGCTCATGGTTAAATACAGAGGGCTGACACCTGAAGCTCGGAGTCTAGCTGTAGCTAAAGAACTTGATGCTGCTTTTCCGTGTCCAGCCGGAGAAGAACATAATCCTCCAATCTCTTATCGGCTGATGGGCATGTTAATCTCTAGCCCTGATGAAGATCTGTCGCCAGATGGATATAAAAGTCGTGGCAAAAGAGTTCGCCTGCTGTTGGAAAGAGAGAGTAAAAAGTAGACCGTATGGTCTAGCAGCGTTCCTACATGTTCATCCTCTGCACCCGGTTTGCACCCGGTTTGCACCCGGTTTGCACCCGATTTGCACCCGGTTTGCACCCGATTTTCTATCTGTTTGCCCCCGATCTGCCTCTTGCCTCCTCGACTCAGTTTGGCACCATGAAATGGAAGCCAACGGACAAATGCGGAACTCGCCGTAGTCCACAAGACAAGGAGGCATCTTGCAGTCGTCAATTAATCAAGGAGAGCATCTTCTCCGTCTCCCTGAAGTCCTGAAAAGAATTCCTGTCAGCAAGTCCCATTGGTGGGACGGTGTAAGTAAGGGGCTTTTCCCTCAGGGCCTCAAGCTTAGCCCTAGATGTACCGTTTGGCGCTCGAGCGATATTGATGCGCTCATTGAAAGCTTGCGGGAATTATAGGCGCCAAGATTATTATCTAGGTAGACAAGTACTCCCAAAGCATCTCTTCTGGTTGGGAGTTAAGCACAAAGCACAAAGCACAAAGCACAAAGCACAAAGCACAAAGATCAAAGACCAAAGACCAAAGCTCGACACGCCTGATAATGAATAGTCACCGGTGTTACCGGCTCTTCCAAATTCAACCTAGGAATTATGATGGGTCTTGATTTTGAAAAAGTAAAACAGGTAGTTTTGGCGAAGGCCAAAAGTTTGGTTGAAAAATGGCTCCCCGGAGGGAAATTCCAGGGAGACGAATATGTAGTGCGCAATCCAACCCGCGAAGACAATAATCCCGGCTCTTTTAGCATTAACATCGTTACGGGTTGCTGGAACGACTTCGCCACAGATGATGGTGGGCGTGACCTCGTTCATCTCTACCAGTATCTTAACGGGTATCTCGATTGGCCTCAGGCAGCCTTTCAGCTTGCTGACGAACTTGGAATTGAAGTTGATAGTGCTAAGCGCCCGAGGAAGATTCAGTCTACTAAGGCTCAATGGACTCCGATTACTCCTGTCCCTGAAAATGCTCCGGGCTGGCCGATTGAGCACTATAAGTTAGGCACCTGTTCTAACGAGTGGGTATACCGAGATGCTGAGGGACATATCCTTTTTGTCGTATGCAGATTTGATCTGCCGTCTGGGGGCAAGGAAATTCGTCCCTTTACGTACTGTGATGACGGTCGCGGGAACCGCGCCTGGCGTATGAAGGGTCTTCCGGGACTTCGTCCGCTCTATGGGCTCGATTTGCTTGCTTCCGCTACCCCCGACAAAAAAATTGTAATCACCGAAGGGGAAAAAGCCGCTAAGGCTGCGCGTGAACTGCTCGGTGAAGAAATGGTTGTCATGACTTGGCCCGGTGGGTCCAAGGCAGTTACCAAGGCGGATTGGACTCCCCTTGCTAACCGGGACGTGTTAATCCTTGTGGATGCAGATAAGCCGGGATTTGAGGCTGGGCTGAACATTGCTGCAATTGTGCAGGCTAAATCGTGTGAAATTGTATTACCCTATGCAGAGGCCCCTAAGGGGTGGGATATCGCAGATGCACCGGATTGGAGCAAAGAAGATCTGCTGGCTTGGATTGAGGCTAACAAGATGGGGCTTGGAGAGTTCAAGACGCACGCTGCTGAGCGCTATGGTATTCAGCCGCAGCATGCAGCTCCTGTTGAACAGCATGAACCTGGCTTCGCGCTTACCGATAAGGGAGTGGTTTTTCGGTTCTTGGACCGCGAAGGCAATCCTGAAGAGACTTGGGTCTGTTCATATCTTGAGATTCTTGCTGCCACCCATGATGAAAATAACGAGAACTGGGGATTGCATTGCCGTGTAAAAGACCCGGACGGCAAGCTGCACACCTTCACGATGCCTTTGGAGTCGCTTTATTCCAGGGGCAAAGAATACCTCATCCTCCTTGTAAATAAGGGGCTGAGGATTGGTGCAGACCGCAAAAGTAATGACCTGTTGCTTAAATATCTTACCCAGGCTGATCCTGAACAGCGGGCACTTAGCGTTACGCGTACGGGGTGGCACGGTGATCGTTTTGTCCTACTTGACAGATCTTATGGTCCCGCAGGTGGCCTTGAAACCGTTTTTCAGGGGCAGGTTGTCGATAATCCTTACCAGTGTCGTGGTACTTTGGATGAATGGCAAAATGGAATTGGGCGCTTGGCTGTAGGCAATTCCCGTTTAGTCTTTGCAATTAGCACGACCTTTGCCGCTGTGCTTCTTGAATTGGTAGGGATGGAGTCTGGCATCATCAATTTTGTTGGTGCGAGTTCGATCGGGAAAACGACTATTCTTATGGCCGCAGCCAGCGTTTGTGGTGGGAACGGCTACATTATGCCTTGGCGAGCAACTGGTAATGGTTTGGAAGCTCTTGCTGCTTCCCGTAATGATATGCCCCTTCTTATGGACGAGTTGTCCCAATGTTCCAGCAAAGAACTCGCGGAAGCGACATATATGTTCGCGAACGGTATGGGAAAGGCTCGGGCAAAGAAAACTGGCGCTAGCGCCCCCATTCAGCGGTGGCGGTTGCTGGGGCTGAGCTCTAGCGAATTGTCCTTTGAACAGAAGCTCAGGGAGGACGGTTTTAAGGCTATGGCAGGGCAGTCAGTTCGTTTCATGGACATTCAAGCTGATGCAGGGCAGCAGCTTGGAGCATTTGAGCAACTCCATGGATTTAAGGATGGCGATGCTTTTGCCAATGAAATTCGCAAAGCTTCCGGCGCTTGTTATGGGACGCCTATTCGTGCCTTTCTAGAACGTGTTGCCGAAAATAAGTCTGAGGTGCGTAAGCAGGTGCGGTATATGGTGGATGTGTTTTATAATGCAAATCTCCCTGAAAATGCTGATGGGCAGGTTAAACGTGTCTGCAAGCGCACGGCGCTTATTGCTTCGGCGGGGATGCTTGCTACAAAACTTGGGATTCTTCCTTGGAGTCTTGGTATCGCGCACTGGGCCGCTAACGTTTGTTTCCAGAATTGGATCGCCTTCCGTGGTGGCGTAGGTAGCTCTGAAGCATCTGGCTCCATCAAACAGATTCGGGAATTCCTCGAAAAACATGGCAGCAGTAGGTTTGAGTTGATTGGTGACAATGATAACTTGACTGACTTCGGCGTGCAGAATCGTGCAGGCTTCAGGAGTCTCAATCGTTACGGCAAGTATGAATACTACGTTCTGAGCGAGGTTTTCGCTAAAGAGCTTTGTGATGGCTATAACCCTTTGATGGTTTGCCGCGAGCTAAGGAAGCTTGGCTTGTTGCTCGAACAGCCGGGTGGAAGAGGGTTCCAGATCAATAAGAAGCTTCCTGGGCTCGGTCAGACGAAGGTGTACGGTTTGAAGGCCGACATAATTAGCGCTTAGCGCCTGAGAGAGATAAGGGTGGTGTCAGAGGTAGTATCTGATACCACCTTTCGTTGTGTGTTCGACAAAAAAGTGCATTAATTACAGCTTTTTTACGAATGATACTACTTATACTACCTTTCACGACAAAGGTGGAAATAAACAACATACTAGGGCTCCCCCCATCCCCCACCCCCTACTTTTTCTTTAGGGGGTAGCCCCCTTCGGAGTCCCATAAGAAAGATTATCCCTCTAAAAAAAATGATATTCCTGAAGAGTAATAATTGTTGTAGTAATTTTGGTATTAGTCGTAAACTAACCGTAATTATGTGATAATTTGAGATCGTAGGTTGTGTTGTTGGTAGTATTGAGTCGTATACAATGTAAGATTTGACATCATGCGTTTACCTCCTGGCCGAACTGATTGTGGAGCAAATGTGGCGCTAGGCTGTAAGGGGCGTTACGTGATACCAGTCAGGCAAGGAGAATTCATATGTCGAACGACAAAAAGAAGACAAACGACTTACCACAGACGGAGAACTTGCCAAGCTTGAGCGAGGACTTTCCGTTCATCTGGACCGGGGACAAACCGCTGGAACTGTGTTCGAGGTTCAGGTGCGGAACACTCCCAAGATCCTCGCGGCCAAAGGGATCGCCCACGACTTCGGAAAACGACTCCTCTTCGTAGATCCCAACGAGCTGACTGGCCTGCTCAGTTTATGTGCAGACTACGAAGACAGTCTTCTTCATGGAGGCCTTATCGTGTTATGGTTAACATTATGGTAGTCTAGGGCGTATGGATGAGTTATTATAAAATGTCCTGTGTTTCAAAGCAAAATGTCTTTAGAGAAAACGGGGTCATAATTAATGAGCACGTTTTATTTTCTGATACTAAATCAAATTGTTTAGCTTGCTGAAGTCCATACTCTGAAAGTTGCGGATAGATTAGTATCGCACGTCCTGCTTTTAGCAACTTCATGTATGTAAAAAGCTGGTATTGATCTCCTTTTCCAGGTTTTCCACTCGCAGGAGTTTTCCA of the Pseudodesulfovibrio sp. zrk46 genome contains:
- a CDS encoding DUF927 domain-containing protein — protein: MGLDFEKVKQVVLAKAKSLVEKWLPGGKFQGDEYVVRNPTREDNNPGSFSINIVTGCWNDFATDDGGRDLVHLYQYLNGYLDWPQAAFQLADELGIEVDSAKRPRKIQSTKAQWTPITPVPENAPGWPIEHYKLGTCSNEWVYRDAEGHILFVVCRFDLPSGGKEIRPFTYCDDGRGNRAWRMKGLPGLRPLYGLDLLASATPDKKIVITEGEKAAKAARELLGEEMVVMTWPGGSKAVTKADWTPLANRDVLILVDADKPGFEAGLNIAAIVQAKSCEIVLPYAEAPKGWDIADAPDWSKEDLLAWIEANKMGLGEFKTHAAERYGIQPQHAAPVEQHEPGFALTDKGVVFRFLDREGNPEETWVCSYLEILAATHDENNENWGLHCRVKDPDGKLHTFTMPLESLYSRGKEYLILLVNKGLRIGADRKSNDLLLKYLTQADPEQRALSVTRTGWHGDRFVLLDRSYGPAGGLETVFQGQVVDNPYQCRGTLDEWQNGIGRLAVGNSRLVFAISTTFAAVLLELVGMESGIINFVGASSIGKTTILMAAASVCGGNGYIMPWRATGNGLEALAASRNDMPLLMDELSQCSSKELAEATYMFANGMGKARAKKTGASAPIQRWRLLGLSSSELSFEQKLREDGFKAMAGQSVRFMDIQADAGQQLGAFEQLHGFKDGDAFANEIRKASGACYGTPIRAFLERVAENKSEVRKQVRYMVDVFYNANLPENADGQVKRVCKRTALIASAGMLATKLGILPWSLGIAHWAANVCFQNWIAFRGGVGSSEASGSIKQIREFLEKHGSSRFELIGDNDNLTDFGVQNRAGFRSLNRYGKYEYYVLSEVFAKELCDGYNPLMVCRELRKLGLLLEQPGGRGFQINKKLPGLGQTKVYGLKADIISA
- a CDS encoding site-specific integrase encodes the protein MLTAQFGGNLVVVWWSHQEVEVRKKWFSTEKYPGIRWQQHPKRKHGVRFDRHFGYRFMFNGKRYEGFLGWESEGWSELKAHTQKELYLENAKKGHGPTSPKEEAKQSREAVQAEKKKDISFEDYFNNRYLPEARTRKKPHTIRTEKQHLRDWLSPQLNGKPMRSITPDDIEQIKLAVLDKGRTLRTAQHVLAVFRLVWNHARKRRIVETDSPTRAIEIGKINNERTRFLKPEEAQKLLETVKELDEGAYELTLAALYTGARLGELTGLTWSAIDMQEKSITLLHTKTGKPRAFPIASPLYAILQGKEEGAPEDLVFTNSKGEKWREAPWGFRQAIKDLKLNEGRSEKREWICFHSLRHTAASMMMAAGVDVRTIQTHFGWSTLAMLQRYTHAMDESKRAAVDSLERALAKKRGGKLIQFKKSNVK
- a CDS encoding tyrosine-type recombinase/integrase — protein: MPLTVKSIEKAKPKDKLYRIADAHGLCLEIPPRGSKRWRYRYRFGGKAKMVSLGVWPEVKLSDAREKRDEMRRQLREGLDPSQHRKSQQVIAEGHNRFEAVAREWFAKFKHQWVERTAKRKMRRLEGHVFPLIGEMPIGEVGAPQIRRVLHRIESMKTLHTAHRVKNIIGEVMRYAVAMGLVTHNPVPDLAGVLPPAKVTHRASITDPKGIGGLLCSIDEYQGSPVTRCAMRLAALAFVRPGELRHAEWKEIDFEKKEWRISAEKMKMRRQHVIPLSKQAIDVLKEVELLTGHSRYVFPSERSKDRAMSNNTVNSALRRMGYTKEEMTGHGFRSMASTNLNEMGFHPDQIERQLAHVEGNKVRAAYNHAEYLAERERMMQVWADYLDHLKAGKNAADFLADFRA
- a CDS encoding AlpA family phage regulatory protein; protein product: MQSSINQGEHLLRLPEVLKRIPVSKSHWWDGVSKGLFPQGLKLSPRCTVWRSSDIDALIESLREL